One Helianthus annuus cultivar XRQ/B chromosome 12, HanXRQr2.0-SUNRISE, whole genome shotgun sequence genomic region harbors:
- the LOC110892551 gene encoding uncharacterized mitochondrial protein AtMg00810-like codes for MAKLKEGLFTEFEMKDLGRLKYLLGIEVLRSRQGIFIYQKKYILDLLAEIGMLDCKQVETPMKTNQKLYMEEGAELADKNRYQRIVGKLIYLSHIRPDIAYAVGEISQLMHQPQVTHMEAALRIIRYLKGTVGHGVLFKSNGHLNTQVFTDVIGQEIKETRDPRQVTSLWLVVILSLEGGDKQDHV; via the coding sequence ATGGCAAAATTGAAAGAAGGCTTATTTACAGAATTCGAAATGAAAGATCTAGGAAGACTTAAATACTTACTTGGCATTGAAGTATTAAGGTCAAGACAGGGTATCTTCATTTATCAGAAGAAATATATTCTGGATTTATTGGCGGAAATTGGGATGCTTGATTGCAAACAAGTTGAAACTCCCATGAAGACAAACCAAAAACTTTACATGGAGGAAGGAGCGGAGTTGGCTGACAAGAACAGATACCAGCGAATAGTGGGGAAGCTAATATATCTTTCGCACATCCGTCCAGATATAGCATATGCAGTAGGAGAAATAAGCCAACTCATGCACCAGCCACAAGTTACTCATATGGAGGCAGCCTTAAGGATTATAAGATATCTCAAAGGAACTGTTGGTCATGGGGTACTCTTCAAATCAAATGGCCATTTAAACACTCAAGTGTTTACTGATGTGATCGGGCAGGAGATTAAGGAAACCAGAGATCCACGTCAGGTTACTTCACTCTGGTTGGTGGTAATCTTGTCACTTGAAGGTGGAGACAAGCAAGATCATGTGTGA